One window from the genome of Streptomyces sp. NBC_01476 encodes:
- a CDS encoding sodium-translocating pyrophosphatase, which translates to MAGPLTHNTLAAEPVLTSGNQLLVWIIAVVALAALALAGVLVRQVLAADEGTDSMKKIAAAVQEGANAYLARQFRTLGIFAVAAFFLLMLLPADDWSQRIGRSIFFLVGAVFSAVTGYIGMWLAVRSNVRVAAAARAATPAAGEPAADLTTVSHRAMKIAFRTGGVVGMFTVGLGLLGASAVVLIYKADAPKVLEGFGFGAALLAMFMRVGGGIFTKAADVGADLVGKVEKGIPEDDPRNAATIADNVGDNVGDCAGMAADLFESYAVTLVAALILGKVTFGDSGLAFPLLIPAIGVLTAMVGIFAVSPRRSDRSGMTAINRGFFISAVISLIGVAVAVYAYLPSSYADLKGVGTDITSHPGDPRILAIVAVAIGIVLAAVIQQLTGYFTETSRRPVRDIGKSSLTGPATVVLSGISLGLESAVYSAVLIGLSVYGAFLLGGTSVWLALFAVALAGTGLLTTVGVIVAMDTFGPVSDNAQGIAEMSGDVHGEGAQVLTDLDAVGNTTKAITKGIAIATAVLAATALFGSFKEAVDTAVDTAHPAASDARWLSLDISQPSNLVGLLFGAAVVFLFSGLAISAVSRSAGAVVYEVRRQFREHPGIMAGTELPEYGRVVDICTKDALRELATPGLLAVLAPIAVGFSLGVGSLASYLAGAIGAGTLMAVFLANSGGAWDNAKKLVEDGTYGGKGSEAHAATVIGDTVGDPFKDTAGPAINPLLKVMNLVALLIAPAVVKFSYGVDASLAVRIPVAVVSVVVIIVAVYISKRRGIAMADDTAAGDEPHRQDGTTMAATGSGTPAT; encoded by the coding sequence ATGGCGGGGCCACTCACCCACAACACGCTTGCCGCCGAGCCGGTATTGACCAGCGGTAATCAGCTGCTCGTATGGATCATCGCGGTGGTCGCACTGGCCGCACTGGCGCTCGCCGGGGTGCTGGTACGTCAAGTGCTCGCTGCCGACGAGGGCACCGACAGCATGAAGAAGATCGCCGCTGCCGTGCAGGAAGGCGCCAATGCCTACCTCGCACGGCAGTTCCGTACCTTGGGGATCTTCGCCGTGGCGGCATTCTTCCTGCTCATGCTGCTGCCTGCGGACGATTGGTCGCAGCGCATCGGCCGTTCGATCTTCTTTCTGGTGGGCGCGGTCTTCTCCGCGGTCACCGGATATATCGGAATGTGGCTGGCGGTCCGCAGCAATGTGCGGGTGGCCGCGGCGGCCAGAGCGGCGACTCCGGCAGCCGGTGAGCCGGCCGCCGATCTCACCACCGTTTCGCACCGGGCGATGAAGATCGCTTTCCGGACCGGTGGCGTGGTCGGCATGTTCACCGTGGGGCTCGGTCTGCTGGGCGCCTCCGCGGTCGTCCTGATCTACAAGGCGGACGCGCCGAAGGTGCTGGAGGGCTTCGGTTTCGGGGCTGCGCTGCTGGCGATGTTCATGCGGGTCGGCGGCGGCATCTTCACCAAGGCGGCCGACGTGGGCGCCGACCTGGTCGGCAAGGTGGAGAAGGGCATCCCGGAGGACGACCCCCGCAATGCCGCGACCATCGCGGACAACGTGGGCGACAACGTCGGCGACTGCGCGGGGATGGCCGCGGACCTCTTCGAGTCGTACGCCGTCACCCTGGTGGCGGCGCTGATCCTCGGCAAGGTGACCTTCGGCGACTCCGGCCTGGCGTTTCCGCTGCTCATCCCGGCGATCGGGGTGCTCACCGCGATGGTCGGCATCTTCGCGGTGTCACCGCGCCGCTCCGACCGCAGCGGGATGACGGCCATCAACCGCGGCTTCTTCATCTCCGCGGTGATCTCGCTGATCGGCGTGGCCGTCGCGGTCTACGCCTACCTCCCCTCCTCCTACGCCGACCTCAAGGGCGTCGGCACCGACATCACCTCCCACCCCGGCGACCCCCGCATCCTGGCGATCGTCGCGGTGGCCATCGGCATCGTGCTGGCCGCGGTGATCCAGCAGCTCACCGGCTACTTCACCGAGACCTCCCGGCGCCCGGTCCGCGACATCGGCAAGTCCTCGCTGACCGGCCCGGCCACCGTGGTGCTCTCCGGCATCTCGCTCGGCCTGGAGTCGGCGGTGTACTCGGCGGTGCTGATCGGCCTGTCCGTCTACGGCGCCTTCCTGCTCGGCGGCACCTCGGTCTGGCTCGCGCTCTTCGCGGTCGCGCTGGCCGGCACCGGCCTGCTGACCACCGTCGGCGTCATCGTCGCCATGGACACCTTCGGACCGGTCTCCGACAACGCCCAGGGCATCGCGGAGATGTCCGGCGACGTGCACGGCGAGGGCGCCCAGGTGCTCACCGACCTGGACGCGGTGGGCAACACCACCAAGGCCATCACCAAGGGCATCGCCATCGCCACCGCGGTGCTGGCGGCCACCGCCCTGTTCGGGTCGTTCAAGGAGGCCGTCGACACGGCCGTGGACACGGCGCATCCGGCCGCCTCCGACGCCCGGTGGCTCTCGCTGGACATCTCCCAGCCGAGCAACCTGGTGGGGCTGCTCTTCGGCGCCGCGGTGGTCTTCCTCTTCTCGGGGCTGGCCATCAGCGCTGTCTCGCGCTCCGCGGGCGCGGTGGTCTACGAAGTGCGCCGGCAGTTCCGCGAGCATCCCGGGATCATGGCGGGCACCGAACTGCCCGAGTACGGCCGGGTGGTGGACATCTGCACCAAGGACGCGCTGCGGGAATTGGCCACCCCCGGACTGCTCGCGGTCCTGGCGCCGATCGCGGTGGGCTTCTCGCTGGGCGTCGGCTCGCTGGCCTCCTACCTGGCCGGTGCGATCGGCGCCGGCACCCTGATGGCGGTGTTCCTGGCCAACTCCGGCGGCGCCTGGGACAACGCCAAGAAGCTCGTCGAGGACGGCACTTACGGCGGCAAGGGAAGCGAGGCCCATGCCGCGACCGTCATCGGGGACACCGTGGGAGACCCGTTCAAGGACACCGCGGGCCCGGCCATCAACCCGCTGCTGAAGGTGATGAACCTGGTGGCGCTGCTGATAGCGCCCGCGGTGGTGAAGTTCAGCTACGGCGTGGACGCCAGCCTCGCGGTACGGATTCCGGTCGCGGTGGTGTCCGTGGTGGTCATCATCGTGGCGGTGTACATATCCAAGCGCCGCGGCATCGCGATGGCCGACGACACCGCGGCCGGGGACGAACCGCACCGCCAGGACGGCACCACCATGGCGGCCACCGGCTCCGGCACACCGGCCACCTGA
- the bldG gene encoding anti-sigma factor antagonist BldG, protein MDLSLSTRTVGDRTIVEVGGEIDVYTAPKLREQLVELVNDGNYHLVVDMEGVDFLDSTGLGVLVGGLKRVRAHEGSLRLVCNQERILKIFRITGLTKVFPIHTSVDEAVAATD, encoded by the coding sequence GTGGACCTGTCCCTGTCGACCCGAACCGTCGGCGATCGAACGATCGTCGAGGTCGGCGGCGAGATTGATGTGTACACCGCGCCCAAGCTGCGTGAGCAGCTGGTGGAGCTCGTGAACGACGGCAATTACCACCTGGTCGTGGACATGGAGGGAGTCGACTTCCTCGACTCCACCGGCCTGGGTGTGCTCGTCGGTGGCCTCAAGCGGGTGCGCGCTCATGAAGGATCGCTGCGCCTGGTGTGCAACCAGGAGCGCATCCTCAAGATTTTCCGTATCACCGGTCTGACCAAGGTGTTCCCCATTCACACCTCGGTCGACGAGGCCGTCGCGGCAACCGACTGA
- a CDS encoding small secreted protein has protein sequence MRPRKGPVPVKVNNKLVSALCGASVVFLALSGCSSDDTGKKRDEWAKGVCDQAAGQIKKIDDANTAISKVDSGGSPSAVKSADSSAFQSISDAYKSLAGIFSSAGAAPGGDEGQKFQQNAVSVFNNLSTQYAGLKKQVDALSTSDQAKFADGLKGVSDSLNKTTADAQTSLNTLREGDTGKALAKQPGCQRVSGASPTAS, from the coding sequence GTGAGGCCACGGAAGGGACCCGTACCGGTGAAGGTGAACAACAAGCTCGTGTCCGCGCTCTGCGGCGCGTCGGTCGTGTTCCTGGCGCTGTCGGGCTGCAGCAGCGACGACACCGGCAAGAAGCGCGACGAGTGGGCCAAGGGCGTCTGCGACCAGGCCGCCGGGCAGATCAAGAAGATCGACGACGCCAACACCGCGATCAGCAAGGTGGACAGCGGCGGCTCGCCGTCCGCGGTCAAGAGCGCCGATTCCAGCGCCTTCCAGTCGATCTCGGACGCGTACAAGTCGCTCGCCGGGATCTTCAGCAGCGCCGGCGCCGCGCCGGGCGGCGACGAGGGCCAGAAGTTCCAGCAGAACGCCGTCTCCGTCTTCAACAACCTCTCCACGCAGTACGCGGGCCTGAAGAAGCAGGTCGACGCGCTCAGCACCTCCGACCAGGCCAAGTTCGCCGACGGTCTCAAGGGCGTCTCGGACTCGCTCAACAAGACCACCGCCGACGCCCAGACCTCGCTGAACACCCTGCGCGAGGGCGACACCGGCAAGGCCCTCGCCAAGCAGCCCGGCTGCCAGCGGGTCTCCGGCGCCTCACCGACGGCCTCCTGA
- a CDS encoding DEAD/DEAH box helicase, which produces MAQDHSPQSAHGRPSPRTALERLAGGTNRVARITHTEHVPARVGRHASWPEAIRPEVVEAIKAAGIDRPWEHQARAAAHAAAGESVVVSTGTASGKSLAYLAPVLSALLDGAGAGPRGATALYLSPTKALAADQRRAVSALAAPLGTAIRPAVYDGDTPFEEREWVRQYATYVLTNPDMLHRGILPGHARWASFLRGLRYVVIDECHTYRGVFGSHVAQVLRRLRRVCARYGADPVFLLASATAADPGRAAGRLTGVRVAEVTEDTSPRGELAFALWEPPLTELSGEHGAPVRRTATAECAELLTDLVLQGVRTVAFVRSRRGAELVALIAQERLAEIDASLPGRVAAYRGGYLPEERRGLERDLHSGRLLGLASTSALELGVDISGLDAVLLAGFPGTRASLWQQAGRAGRSGQGALAVMVGRDDPLDTYLVHHPEAIFEQPVESTVLDPDNPYVLAPHLCAAAAELPLTEADLDLFGPEAAALVPQLVERGLLRRRAAGWFWTRRERAADLTDIRGEGGKPVQVVESATGRLLGTVDAGSSHTAVHDGAVHLHQGRTYVVRRLDLEDDVALVERADPPYTTMARDTTEIRVLADELEEPWGEARIHFGSVEVTHQVVSYLRRRLLTGEVLGETKLDLPPRTLRTRAVWWTVTDDQLDAARIHPEELPGALHAAEHASIGLLPLFATCDRWDIGGVSIPLHADTGLPTVFVYDGHPGGAGFAERAYRTARAWLTATREAIASCECDFGCPSCVQSPKCGNGNDPLDKAASVRLLDCLLSAAPK; this is translated from the coding sequence ATGGCCCAGGATCATTCGCCGCAGTCGGCGCACGGTCGCCCGTCCCCCCGGACCGCTCTGGAGCGGCTCGCCGGGGGGACGAACCGTGTCGCACGCATCACCCATACGGAGCACGTGCCCGCGCGGGTCGGTCGGCATGCGTCCTGGCCGGAGGCCATCCGTCCGGAAGTCGTCGAGGCGATAAAGGCGGCCGGCATCGACCGTCCGTGGGAACACCAGGCGCGCGCGGCGGCGCACGCTGCCGCCGGCGAATCGGTGGTCGTCTCCACGGGCACCGCGTCCGGCAAATCGCTCGCCTATCTGGCACCGGTCCTCAGCGCCCTGCTGGACGGGGCGGGCGCCGGGCCCCGGGGTGCGACCGCGCTGTACCTGTCCCCCACCAAGGCCCTCGCCGCCGACCAGCGGCGAGCGGTGAGCGCGCTGGCCGCCCCGCTGGGCACGGCGATCCGCCCGGCCGTCTACGACGGGGACACGCCCTTCGAGGAACGGGAGTGGGTCCGCCAGTACGCGACCTACGTCCTCACCAACCCGGACATGCTCCACCGCGGCATCCTGCCCGGCCACGCCCGCTGGGCCTCCTTCCTGCGCGGACTGCGCTATGTGGTCATCGACGAGTGCCACACCTACCGGGGGGTCTTCGGCTCCCACGTCGCCCAGGTGCTGCGCCGGCTGCGGCGGGTGTGCGCCCGCTACGGCGCCGACCCGGTCTTCCTGCTGGCCTCGGCCACCGCCGCGGACCCCGGCCGCGCGGCCGGCCGGCTCACCGGGGTGCGAGTGGCCGAAGTGACCGAGGACACCTCCCCGCGCGGCGAACTCGCGTTCGCCCTGTGGGAGCCGCCGCTCACCGAGCTCTCTGGGGAGCACGGCGCCCCGGTCCGCCGCACCGCCACCGCCGAGTGCGCCGAACTCCTCACCGACCTCGTCCTCCAGGGTGTCCGCACCGTCGCCTTCGTCCGCTCCCGCCGCGGCGCCGAACTCGTCGCCCTGATCGCCCAGGAACGCCTGGCCGAGATCGACGCCTCGCTCCCGGGCCGCGTCGCCGCCTACCGCGGCGGCTATCTCCCCGAGGAACGCCGGGGCCTCGAACGCGACCTCCACTCCGGCCGCCTGCTCGGCCTGGCCTCCACCTCCGCCCTGGAACTCGGCGTCGACATCTCCGGCCTCGACGCGGTCCTCCTGGCCGGCTTCCCCGGCACCCGTGCCTCCCTGTGGCAGCAGGCCGGCCGTGCCGGGCGCTCCGGGCAGGGCGCGCTGGCCGTGATGGTCGGCCGCGACGACCCGCTGGACACCTATCTCGTCCATCACCCCGAGGCGATCTTCGAGCAGCCGGTGGAGTCCACGGTGCTGGACCCGGACAACCCCTACGTCCTCGCCCCGCACCTGTGCGCCGCCGCCGCGGAGCTGCCGCTCACCGAGGCCGACCTGGACCTCTTCGGTCCCGAGGCGGCCGCCCTGGTGCCGCAGCTGGTGGAGCGCGGACTGCTGCGGCGGCGCGCCGCGGGCTGGTTCTGGACCCGCCGGGAGCGTGCGGCCGACCTCACCGACATCCGCGGCGAGGGCGGCAAGCCGGTCCAGGTCGTGGAATCCGCCACCGGGCGGCTCCTCGGCACGGTGGACGCCGGCTCCTCGCACACCGCCGTCCACGACGGCGCGGTCCACCTCCACCAGGGCCGCACCTACGTCGTCCGGCGGCTCGACCTGGAGGACGACGTCGCCCTGGTCGAACGGGCCGACCCGCCTTACACCACCATGGCCCGCGACACCACGGAGATCCGTGTCCTGGCCGACGAGCTGGAAGAGCCCTGGGGTGAGGCCCGCATCCACTTCGGCTCGGTCGAGGTGACCCACCAGGTGGTCTCCTATCTCCGCCGGCGGCTGCTGACCGGCGAGGTGCTCGGCGAGACCAAACTGGACCTCCCGCCCCGCACCCTGCGCACCCGGGCGGTCTGGTGGACGGTCACCGACGACCAGCTCGACGCGGCCCGCATTCACCCGGAGGAGCTGCCCGGCGCCCTGCACGCCGCCGAACACGCTTCCATCGGCCTCCTTCCCCTCTTCGCCACCTGCGACCGCTGGGACATCGGCGGGGTCTCCATACCCCTGCACGCGGACACCGGCCTGCCCACCGTCTTCGTCTACGACGGCCACCCCGGCGGTGCGGGCTTCGCCGAACGTGCCTACCGCACCGCCCGCGCCTGGCTCACCGCCACCCGCGAGGCCATCGCCTCCTGCGAATGCGACTTCGGCTGCCCTTCCTGCGTCCAGTCCCCCAAGTGCGGCAACGGGAACGACCCCCTCGACAAAGCGGCCTCCGTCCGCCTCCTGGACTGCCTCCTCTCCGCGGCCCCGAAGTAG
- a CDS encoding ATP-binding protein, with translation MPTVELLFSAQPEHVRTARLVAAQVARRAGVDEAALDEVRLAVGEACSRAVGLHRNNGVQEPVRVFLNEEEKKFSIEVVDEVPGNAMSSSQDAGEDTAADDEGEMGLAVISGLVDDVEVIEGETGGTIRMSWPTVSV, from the coding sequence ATGCCCACCGTAGAACTGCTCTTCAGCGCCCAGCCCGAGCACGTGCGCACAGCACGACTCGTAGCGGCACAAGTGGCGCGCCGGGCGGGGGTGGACGAGGCGGCTCTCGACGAGGTGCGGCTGGCCGTGGGCGAGGCGTGCAGCCGGGCCGTCGGCCTGCACCGCAACAACGGCGTTCAGGAGCCCGTACGGGTGTTCCTGAACGAGGAGGAGAAGAAGTTCTCCATCGAGGTGGTTGACGAGGTCCCCGGCAACGCGATGAGTTCGTCGCAGGACGCCGGCGAGGACACCGCGGCCGATGACGAGGGCGAGATGGGACTGGCCGTGATCAGCGGCCTGGTCGACGACGTCGAGGTCATCGAGGGCGAGACCGGCGGCACCATCCGGATGAGCTGGCCCACCGTCTCGGTGTAG